CGCGGCGAAATGGTGCCCGAAGAGAACCCACTTCGGCGTCGGGTGGTAGTTCTGCCCGTCGTTCAGCGCGTGGGCCGGCGTCACGCGCGCATCGTCGAGGCACATCACCTTCGTCGCGAGGAAGGCCGAGTAATAGCGGTAGGCGATCGCGAGACAGCACAGGACGCCGAGGATCAGCGGGAGGGCGTTCAACCCCTACATCCCGTCATGGCCGAAGCCTCCGCGCACGCACCAGAAGCGCGAGAGCGTGCTCTTCGCCTGGTCGAAGAGGCCGCCGTCGGCGAGGGAGACGCCGTAGGCCTCGCCGCCGATCCCGGCGACGCTCGTCGCGGTCCAGTAGACGTCGGGCTGAATCCCCACGAAGGGATGGCCGGCGGGCAGGCTGGGGCTCGCCGCGGACGGGTCGATGAGGGACATGAGCTCCTCGACGGCGGGAAGCCGCCAGCCCTTGCGCCCCCCGACGCTCTTCCCGAGGCAGACGAACGGAGCGGTCACCCACGAGATCGACGCGGTGTCCGGGGCGATTTCCCAGACGAGACCGGTCTCCCGATCGAGGACGGCCGAGCCGTCGAGCGCGGGCTTCCACCGCCTCGAGGCCGGGAGAAGGCGATCCCACGGCTGCGCTCGCGCGGCGATCCTCTCGGCGCCGGGCGTTGCGGCGGGGGTCCCGGGGCACACCGAGGCGGCGAGAGCGACGACGAGGACGACCCATCCGGCGCGGCGCGACATTCTCCCTCCCCCCCTTTCCCCTCAGACGTTCGCGAGCGCGCGATCGATCTCCTCGACGAGATCGGACGTCTCCTCGATCCCCAGGCTGAGACGGACGAGGCCGTCGGTGACGCCCGCGGCGGCCCGCGCCTCGGGAGAGAGGGAGAAGTGCGACGAGAACGCGGGGAGCGACACGCTCGTCTCGATGCCCCCGAGCGTCGGCAGGAGCCGCACGAGGGAGAGCCCCTCGACGAACCGGCGGGCCGCCCCCTCCCCCCCCTTGAGCTCGAACGAGAGCATGCCGCCGAACCCGCCTCGCATCTGGCGGCGCGCGACGGCGTGGCGGGGATGCGACGGGAGGCCCGGATAGTGAACTCTCGCGACCGCCGCGTGCGACTCGAGGCGCGCTGCGATCGCCATCGCGTTGGCGCTCTGGGCCCGCACGCGAAGAGGGAGGGTCTTGAGCGATCGCGCCAGCACCCATCCGGCGTCGGGATCGAGGGAGCCTCCCAGCTCGATGCGGAGATCGCGAAGGCGCGCCAGGTGCTCCCCGTTCGCCGCGACGATTCCCGCGATGAGGTCGCCGTGGCCGGCGAGGTACTTCGTGGCGCTGTGGATCGAGAAGGAGGCCCCGGCCGCGAGAGGGTTCTGGTGGATCGGCGTCGCGAAGGTATTGTCGGCGATGACGATCAGGCCGGCCTCGCGCGCGCGGCGGCAGGTCGCGTCGAGATCCAGGACGCGGAGCGTGGGGTTCGTCGGCGACTCGCAGAAGAGGGCCTTCGAGTTCGGCCGGCGATGGTCACCGGGGCTCTCGAGCTCCTCCGTGCCGACGATGGTGAGCTCCACCCCCATCCGCGTGAACACCCTCTCGAGGAGGCGGGTCGTGCCCCCGTACAGATCGCGCTGGACGACGACGTGATCGCCGGCGGAGACGACCGACATCAGCGAGGCGGTGATCGCCGCCATGCCGGAGGAGAACGCGACGGCGCCCTCCGCCCCCTCGAGCGCCGCAAGACGCTCCTCGGCCTCCACGACGGTGGGGTTCGAGTATCGCGAATAGATGAATCGCTGCTTTCGGCCCGCGAACGTCTCGATCATCTCGTCGATCGATTCGAAGGCGAAGGCCGACGTGCGGTAGACGGGGGGCGTGGGCGACCCGGTCGACGGATCGAGCCGCGATCCCGCGTGAACGGCGATGGTCGAAGCTTTCAGGCCCGGGCGGAGCGGCATCGGCGGTCCTCCACGACGCCGCGCATGATACAGGAACCGCCCGGTTTCGGGAGCGATCCCCTGTGATATCCTCACGCTCCGGTTGGGACTCTCCGGGGGGCGGAGCGTGCGGCGGCTCGTCGAAGATCTGGGTGCCAGGGTTCGCGGGACGCTCACGACGGCCGGCGAGATGGCCACGCTGCTGTTCCTGAGCCTGAGGTCCATTCCCGCGCTGATCGGCCCCTCCTCGAGGGTCGTGGCCGGCGTCGCCTTCAGGCAGGTCTACTTCACCGGCAACCAGGCGCTCCCGCTGACGGGGCTGATCGCCTTCCTCCTCGGCGCCGTCGTCGTCATCCAGGCGGTGACCCGCCTCTCGGGGCTGGGCGCGGAGGGTTTCGCCGGCGACATCCTCGTCATCGCCGTGCTCCGCGAGCTGGGACCGCTCGTGGCGGCCGTCATCGTCATCGGCCGCTCCGGAACCGCCATGGCGGCCGAGCTCGCGACGATGCGCCTGCGCGGCGAGATCGACGACCTCGACACTCTGGGGATCGACCCCGTCCAGTACCTCGTCCTGCCCAGGCTCGCCGGCGCCGTCGTCTCCCTCTTCGGCCTGATGGTGTTCTTCGATCTCCTGGCCGTGGTCGGAGGATACGTCGCGCTCGGCTCCCAGACGATGACGCCGCTGCGCTCGTACCTCGATTCGATCCTGCAGGCGATCCAGCCCCGCGATCTGGCACTCATCCCGGCGAAGGCGATCCTGTTCGGCGGGATGATCGCCGCCTTCTGCTGCTACCGAGGCCTGAGCGTGGAGGCCTCGCCCACCGAGATCCCGCAGGCCGCGACCCGTGGGGTCGTCATGTCCCTCGTCGGCATCTTCGTCGCCGACTCGATCCTCGCGACGCTGGTGTACTCGTGACCGGGGCCGCAGGGGATCCGCGGGAGCCGGCGCACGACGAAGCGTTGCTCGTCTCGATCGAGATCGACCGCGGAGCCGAGTCCCCCGCGGCGTGGCCGGGGACACCCATCACGGTCCGGCGGGGAGAGCTTGCCGTCATCACCGGGCCGGCCGGCTGCGGCAAGTCGCACCTTCTCCGCGGCGCGGCGGGGCTCGCGCTCGGCTCCGGCCGCCGCGCCCTCATCTCGCATCACGAGCTCGGAACGATGACCCACCGGAGACGGCGCGAGACGATCGCCGGGGTCCGCCTCTTCTATCTTCCCCAGGACCCGCCCCTCGTCAGCAACCTGACCGTCCTCGAAAACCTCCTCCTCCCGATCCGCTACCTCGGCGAGCGCGACGAGGCCGGGGCCATGGCCGAGGCGCGCCGGTGGCTCGAGGCGTCGGGGATCGCGTGGGCGGCGGCATCCCTTCCCGCGCGCCTCTCAGACGAGAACCGCCGGACCACGGCGCTCCTCCGGGGATTCCTGCGGCGACCCTCCATCGCGCTGCTGGACGATCCCCTTCTGGGGCTCGACGACGACCGTCGCGCGGCGGTCCTCCCCCTGATCCGCGCCGCCCTCGTGGAGACGCGGTGCGCGATCCTCGCGACGTCGTCCTCCCTCGACGGGCTCGAGACCCTCTCCCCTCAAGAGATCCGCATGCCGGCGCGGCACGCGCCGGGGGCCTCCGCCGGAGCGCTCGCGTGAGCGGCAACCCTTCCGCCGCCTCGGGGAGGCTCGAGTTCCAGCGGCAGAACCTCTGGGTCGGGCTCTTCGTGATCGCGACGACGATCGCGTTCGTCCTCGTCGCGGCCTTCGCGGTGCAGGAGCGCGTCTTGAGGCGGGAGTACCGGCTGACCTCCTCGTTCCCGGGGATCGCGGGGCTCAAGCCGGGCGCCGAGGTCTTCCTCCGGGGATTCGCCGTGGGGCGCGTCACCCGCATCGAGCTGTCGACCGATCCCGACGTCCGGTTCGACGTCGAGTTCACGGTCCGGGACGCGGTGAAGCTCATCGCCGGAACGCGCGTGCGGCTCTCCACCCGGGGCTTCGGCAGCAAGGTCCTCGACCTCGTGACGCCGGGCGATCCGTCCGACCCCGAGGCGCCCCCCATGCCGCCGCCGGGCAGGCCCGTCAGCTACCTCGAGGCCGGCGCGAGCGTCCCGGGGACGAGCGGAAGCGATCTCGACGCCCTGATGAGCGACGGGCTGGCCCTGACGCGCCGCATCACGACGACGATGCAGCATCTGGACAGGCTCCTCTCCGAGGACCTCGGCCCGAAGCTGAGCACGACGCTCGGAACGGTCAACGCGAAGCTCGAGTCGCTCACGGGCGAGATGCAGTCCACGCTGAAAGAGGCGCAGTCGGTCCTCAGGCAGGCGGACGCCACCATGGCGGAGGACCGGCCCCGCGTCACGAAGCTCCTCGACAGCGCGTCGAAGGAGATCGACGCCCTCGACGGCGTCACCCGCCGCTCGGACGACGTGATCGCCGGCTTCCAGTCCCGCGTCGAGCCCCTCCTCGACCAGTTCGCCGCGACGCTCGCCGAGGTCAACGGCATCACGAAGACCCTCTCGACCTCCCTCAACGAGGAGGATCTCAAGGCGACGGTCGCCCACCTCAAGGCCATCTCCGAGAAGGGGGATCTCCTGGTCACCGATCTCCAGAAGCACCCCTGGCGCCTCCTGCGGCGGGTGAAGGGGGAAAAGGCGGATCTGATCGAGCAGCTCGAGGCGGAGCGCAAGGCGCGCGAGGCGCCGCCGCCCGCCCCGTGAACCGCCCCGCCCGGCGCTGCTAGACTCGGGGCAGCCCGTCCACGGAGGTGCTCGCGATGGTTCGACGGCGCCCGTCCCGTAACACGATGGTCGTGCTCGCGGCGCTCGCGCTCGCCGCGGGCTGGCGCCCCGCCGGCGCCGGCAACACCGGGAACTTCCAGCTCGACGTGACGGACGCCGCCGGTGCGCCGATTCGAGGCGCCGCCGTCACCATCCTCGACCCCGACAACCCGTCGTTCCGCCAGGACGCCATCACGGACGCGAAGGGGAGGGCCGTCGTGGCCGGGCTGCCGCCCCGGCCGTTCAATTTCCGCGTCACCCGCGACGGGTACCAGGGATACGAGAGCAACTTCGTCTCCGCGGCCGGCGGCGTCGAGAAGAAGAAGGTGACGCTGAAGGCCCTCGAGGCGGTCGCCGCCGCGGCGGTCGAGACGCGCGACCAGCCCTGGGTCGCCGAGTACAACGAGGCCGTCTCGCTCTACCACAGCGACGCAAACGACGCGGCGCTGGCTCGTCTGGACGCGGCGCTCAAGCTGAAGGCGGATTTCCCCCCGGCGATCTCGCTCAAGGGGACGCTTCTCAAGGACCGCGGCCGGTGCGACGAGGCCATCCCGCTCCTCCGGCAGGCGTACGCCCTGGACGCCGGCACGACCGCCGCGCTGGGGCCGCTCGCCGAGTGCCTCGACCAGAAGGGGCAGAAGGAGGAAGCCGAGGCCGTGAGGCGGAAGCTCCCCGCCTCCGCGGCCTCGAAGAGCGATCTTTACAACCAGGCCGTCGCCGCCATCAACCGGGGGGACGACGGGGCGGCCGCGCCCCTCATCGAGAAGTGCCTCGGGCTCGACTCGAAGT
The sequence above is a segment of the Acidobacteriota bacterium genome. Coding sequences within it:
- a CDS encoding DUF1566 domain-containing protein, whose protein sequence is MSRRAGWVVLVVALAASVCPGTPAATPGAERIAARAQPWDRLLPASRRWKPALDGSAVLDRETGLVWEIAPDTASISWVTAPFVCLGKSVGGRKGWRLPAVEELMSLIDPSAASPSLPAGHPFVGIQPDVYWTATSVAGIGGEAYGVSLADGGLFDQAKSTLSRFWCVRGGFGHDGM
- a CDS encoding PLP-dependent transferase, translating into MPLRPGLKASTIAVHAGSRLDPSTGSPTPPVYRTSAFAFESIDEMIETFAGRKQRFIYSRYSNPTVVEAEERLAALEGAEGAVAFSSGMAAITASLMSVVSAGDHVVVQRDLYGGTTRLLERVFTRMGVELTIVGTEELESPGDHRRPNSKALFCESPTNPTLRVLDLDATCRRAREAGLIVIADNTFATPIHQNPLAAGASFSIHSATKYLAGHGDLIAGIVAANGEHLARLRDLRIELGGSLDPDAGWVLARSLKTLPLRVRAQSANAMAIAARLESHAAVARVHYPGLPSHPRHAVARRQMRGGFGGMLSFELKGGEGAARRFVEGLSLVRLLPTLGGIETSVSLPAFSSHFSLSPEARAAAGVTDGLVRLSLGIEETSDLVEEIDRALANV
- a CDS encoding ABC transporter permease, with the translated sequence MRRLVEDLGARVRGTLTTAGEMATLLFLSLRSIPALIGPSSRVVAGVAFRQVYFTGNQALPLTGLIAFLLGAVVVIQAVTRLSGLGAEGFAGDILVIAVLRELGPLVAAVIVIGRSGTAMAAELATMRLRGEIDDLDTLGIDPVQYLVLPRLAGAVVSLFGLMVFFDLLAVVGGYVALGSQTMTPLRSYLDSILQAIQPRDLALIPAKAILFGGMIAAFCCYRGLSVEASPTEIPQAATRGVVMSLVGIFVADSILATLVYS
- a CDS encoding ATP-binding cassette domain-containing protein translates to MTGAAGDPREPAHDEALLVSIEIDRGAESPAAWPGTPITVRRGELAVITGPAGCGKSHLLRGAAGLALGSGRRALISHHELGTMTHRRRRETIAGVRLFYLPQDPPLVSNLTVLENLLLPIRYLGERDEAGAMAEARRWLEASGIAWAAASLPARLSDENRRTTALLRGFLRRPSIALLDDPLLGLDDDRRAAVLPLIRAALVETRCAILATSSSLDGLETLSPQEIRMPARHAPGASAGALA
- a CDS encoding MCE family protein — encoded protein: MSGNPSAASGRLEFQRQNLWVGLFVIATTIAFVLVAAFAVQERVLRREYRLTSSFPGIAGLKPGAEVFLRGFAVGRVTRIELSTDPDVRFDVEFTVRDAVKLIAGTRVRLSTRGFGSKVLDLVTPGDPSDPEAPPMPPPGRPVSYLEAGASVPGTSGSDLDALMSDGLALTRRITTTMQHLDRLLSEDLGPKLSTTLGTVNAKLESLTGEMQSTLKEAQSVLRQADATMAEDRPRVTKLLDSASKEIDALDGVTRRSDDVIAGFQSRVEPLLDQFAATLAEVNGITKTLSTSLNEEDLKATVAHLKAISEKGDLLVTDLQKHPWRLLRRVKGEKADLIEQLEAERKAREAPPPAP
- a CDS encoding carboxypeptidase regulatory-like domain-containing protein; this translates as MVRRRPSRNTMVVLAALALAAGWRPAGAGNTGNFQLDVTDAAGAPIRGAAVTILDPDNPSFRQDAITDAKGRAVVAGLPPRPFNFRVTRDGYQGYESNFVSAAGGVEKKKVTLKALEAVAAAAVETRDQPWVAEYNEAVSLYHSDANDAALARLDAALKLKADFPPAISLKGTLLKDRGRCDEAIPLLRQAYALDAGTTAALGPLAECLDQKGQKEEAEAVRRKLPASAASKSDLYNQAVAAINRGDDGAAAPLIEKCLGLDSKFAPAVYQSGLILFRKGDVAAAAARLENYLALDPKGEFAEEARGLLKAIKH